Proteins encoded together in one Ipomoea triloba cultivar NCNSP0323 chromosome 4, ASM357664v1 window:
- the LOC116016005 gene encoding uncharacterized protein LOC116016005, with translation MERGHAYLPPACYTLSKKEKISFCSYLNGVKVPSGYSSNIKKLVSMKDLKLVGMKSHDCHVLMQHMLPVAIIGILPNYVRQTITKLCYFFNVISSKVIDPEVLDLLQADVVVTLCQFEMYFPPLFFYVRVHLTVHLVWEIKMCGPVFLRYMYPFERYMRILKGYVRNRYRPEGSIIEAYGAEEVIDFCIDYLSNGESIGVPKSCHEGRLTGKGTIGYKAILPSAKMRNHAHHLVLQHLSEVHPYLDQHMSILRQQNHSKGERWITNEHNNTFISWFKDTVMQELSQVSNNISETIRWLAWDPGVLVDSYEGYDINGYTFYTKCRDGKSVVQNSGMTLVALSREYSSAKDTNLVDAAMSYYGVIKEIWELDYKVYKISLFQCSWVDNRRGVRVDDLSFTLVDLGRLGYHDEPFIPASQAKQIFYVSDPIDSKWSIVLQGKRSIVGVGDVVDEEEYDYFDEIPPFSIGIQSDFDEIPPFSIGIQSVFDEIPPFSIGIQSVALGEDNIDTSYMRTDHGE, from the coding sequence ATGGAAAGAGGGCATGCATACTTACCTCCAGCTTGTTATACTTTGTCTAAAAAGGAGAAAATAAGTTTTTGTAGCTATCTTAATGGTGTTAAGGTTCCTTCCGGCTATTCatctaatattaaaaaacttGTTTCAATGAAGGACCTTAAATTGGTTGGTATGAAATCTCATGATTGCCATGTGTTAATGCAACATATGTTACCTGTTGCTATTATAGGCATATTACCAAACTATGTTAGACAAACCATTACCAAGCTTTGTTACTTTTTCAATGTCATTAGTAGTAAAGTTATTGATCCAGAGGTGTTAGATTTGTTGCAAGCTGATGTGGTAGTAACTTTATGTCAGTTTGAAATGTATTTCCCcccattatttttttatgttaggGTGCATTTAACAGTTCACTTGGTGTGGGAAATTAAAATGTGTGGTCCTGTATTTTTGAGGTATATGTATCCATTTGAGAGATACATGAGAATTTTGAAAGGATATGTGAGAAATCGATATCGGCCAGAAGGGAGTATAATTGAAGCTTATGGCGCTGAAGAagtcattgatttttgtattgaTTATTTGTCTAATGGTGAGTCCATTGGTGTTCCTAAATCATGTCATGAAGGAAGACTCACAGGAAAAGGTACCATTGGGTATAAAGCTATTCTACCAAGTGCAAAAATGCGAAATCATGCCCATCATCTCGTACTACAGCACCTTTCTGAGGTTCATCCATACTTGGATCAACACATGTCTATTCTGAGGCAACAAAATCATTCTAAAGGTGAAAGATGGATAACAAATGAACACAATAACACTTTTATCAGCTGGTTCAAAGATACAGTGATGCAAGAGTTATCTCAAGTGTCCAATAATATCAGTGAAACCATTCGATGGTTAGCGTGGGACCCTGGTGTTCTTGTGGACTCTTATGAAGGATATGATATTAATGGGTATACGTTTTACACAAAATGTCGAGATGGAAAAAGTGTGGTGCAAAACAGTGGAATGACATTAGTAGCACTATCAAGAGAGTATTCTAGTGCTAAAGATACTAACCTGGTAGATGCTGCTATGTCATACTATGGAGTCATTAAAGAAATTTGGGAACTTGATTATAAGGTGTATAAAATTTCTCTATTCCAATGTTCTTGGGTTGATAACAGACGGGGTGTCCGAGTAGATGATTTGAGTTTTACCTTAGTTGATCTTGGTCGACTAGGATATCATGATGAACCGTTTATACCTGCATCTCAAGCTAAACAAATCTTCTATGTTTCTGATCCTATTGATAGTAAGTGGTCAATTGTCTTGCAAGGGAAAAGAAGTATTGTTGGTGTTGGTGATGTTGTGGATGAAGAAGAATATGACTACTTTGATGAAATCCCACCATTTTCTATTGGTATTCAATCTGACTTTGATGAAATCCCACCATTTTCTATTGGTATTCAATCTGTCTTTGATGAAATCCCACCATTTTCTATTGGTATTCAATCTGTGGCTTTAGGTGAAGATAACATTGATACCAGTTACATGCGTACTGATCATGGAGAATGA